One window from the genome of uncultured Tateyamaria sp. encodes:
- a CDS encoding SGNH/GDSL hydrolase family protein: protein MALLAPVLLPQAIWVASRAMRLPEAAGPRSGILGPAPGLRVLIVGDSSAAGVGVDHQTDALAGRLVHHLGAGHGLSWSLEAKSGWTSRQACHALEQLAPAAVDLAVIAVGVNDVKNGVHITKWRRNYATILDTLRRRHGATCCVASGVPPLGAFPLLPPPLRGVLGARASRFDAVLANLCRDTPTALQLPFDAPVDTAQMAQDGFHPGAPVYDIWAGKVVEAARGHAPHLFSPPCRQ, encoded by the coding sequence ATGGCGCTGTTGGCGCCGGTCCTTCTGCCGCAGGCCATATGGGTGGCATCACGTGCGATGCGGCTGCCCGAGGCGGCGGGGCCGCGTTCGGGCATTTTGGGCCCTGCGCCCGGATTGCGGGTCTTGATTGTCGGTGACTCCTCGGCTGCCGGGGTTGGTGTCGATCATCAAACCGACGCGCTGGCCGGGCGGCTTGTTCATCATTTGGGTGCGGGGCACGGCCTGTCCTGGTCGCTTGAGGCGAAATCGGGCTGGACCAGCCGTCAGGCCTGTCACGCGTTGGAGCAACTGGCACCCGCCGCGGTTGATCTGGCAGTGATTGCCGTTGGAGTGAATGACGTCAAAAACGGTGTCCACATCACGAAATGGCGCAGGAACTATGCCACCATCCTCGACACATTGCGGCGCAGGCACGGCGCGACCTGTTGTGTTGCGTCCGGTGTGCCGCCCCTGGGGGCGTTTCCGCTGCTGCCGCCGCCGCTGCGCGGTGTTCTCGGCGCGCGCGCCAGCCGGTTTGACGCGGTGCTGGCGAACCTGTGCCGCGACACCCCGACCGCGTTACAACTGCCCTTTGACGCGCCCGTCGATACGGCGCAGATGGCGCAAGACGGGTTTCACCCCGGGGCCCCGGTCTATGACATCTGGGCAGGCAAGGTCGTGGAAGCGGCGCGTGGGCACGCGCCGCACCTTTTCAGCCCCCCATGCCGTCAATAA
- a CDS encoding adenine phosphoribosyltransferase, which yields MKTVQDYIRTIVDFPHEGIMFRDVTTLFADPRGFRIAVDQMLHPYAGLEIDKVVGLEARGFILGGAIAHQLSVGFVPIRKKGKLPGATISQAYTLEYGEAIVEVHDDAIKAGEKILLVDDLLATGGTAEAGIKLVERLGGEIVSCAFVIDLPDLGGRARLEAMGMDVHALCAFDGE from the coding sequence ATGAAGACCGTTCAGGACTATATCCGCACCATCGTCGACTTCCCCCACGAAGGGATCATGTTTCGGGATGTCACCACCTTGTTTGCTGACCCGCGCGGGTTCCGGATTGCTGTGGATCAGATGCTGCATCCCTATGCCGGGCTTGAGATTGACAAGGTCGTCGGGCTGGAGGCGCGCGGCTTCATCCTGGGGGGTGCAATTGCCCACCAATTGAGCGTCGGTTTCGTGCCCATCCGCAAGAAGGGTAAACTGCCGGGCGCCACGATTTCCCAAGCCTACACGCTGGAATACGGCGAAGCGATTGTCGAGGTGCATGACGACGCGATCAAGGCTGGCGAAAAGATCCTGCTGGTCGATGACCTCTTGGCGACGGGCGGGACGGCCGAAGCCGGGATCAAGCTGGTGGAACGGCTGGGCGGAGAAATCGTGTCCTGCGCCTTTGTCATCGATCTGCCCGACCTTGGCGGACGGGCACGGCTGGAAGCGATGGGGATGGATGTGCACGCATTGTGCGCTTTTGACGGGGAATAA
- a CDS encoding LysE family translocator, whose product MPFDLWLPFVVASTALLVIPGPTLMMVLSYAMTQGRRVAIASALGVATGDLIAMTLSVIGLGALFLTSALAFTVLKWVGAVYLVYLGLRMLWSARTPAETTLVNKPDGQRAGKVFRDLTTVTALNPKSNTFFVAFVPQFIDPAAAFAPQAAILIATFVIIAGINALFFALAANAMRSRITRPRVQMWMTRAGGATLVGMGLLTATLRRAT is encoded by the coding sequence ATGCCCTTTGATCTTTGGCTGCCCTTCGTGGTCGCCTCGACCGCCCTGCTGGTCATCCCCGGCCCGACCCTGATGATGGTCCTCAGCTACGCCATGACCCAAGGCCGCCGGGTCGCGATTGCCTCCGCCCTAGGCGTGGCGACCGGAGACCTGATCGCGATGACCTTGTCGGTGATCGGGCTCGGAGCCCTTTTTCTGACCTCGGCCCTTGCCTTTACGGTGCTGAAATGGGTGGGGGCAGTGTACCTTGTCTATCTCGGCCTGCGCATGCTGTGGAGCGCACGCACCCCTGCCGAAACCACCTTGGTGAACAAGCCCGATGGGCAAAGGGCAGGCAAGGTGTTTCGGGACCTGACAACCGTGACGGCGCTGAACCCCAAATCCAATACATTCTTTGTGGCGTTCGTCCCGCAGTTCATTGACCCGGCGGCCGCCTTCGCACCACAAGCCGCCATTCTGATCGCGACCTTTGTCATCATTGCCGGTATCAACGCCCTGTTCTTTGCGCTGGCCGCCAATGCCATGCGCAGCCGCATCACGCGACCCCGCGTCCAGATGTGGATGACCCGCGCGGGCGGGGCCACACTGGTCGGCATGGGCCTGCTGACCGCCACCCTACGGAGAGCCACATGA